A single genomic interval of Limisphaerales bacterium harbors:
- a CDS encoding Gfo/Idh/MocA family oxidoreductase: MPKHSNSSKSNRRKFIKTTGKLTAASALAGVALPHVHAAVDDTVKVALVGAGGRGTGAANNALSVSAGHGPTKLVAVADIFESNLKGSLNGLKRKHGKKVDVPVDRQHIGFDGYKKAIDNLDKGDVAIFTTPPAFRWVFYQYAVEKGINVFMEKPVTADGYGTKKILEINKTAKKKNLKVGVGLMCRHSRARGAMADKIQEGAIGDIVLMRSYRMHGPVASSRTIPQKLRAEYNDLEEIRWQIKRFHSFIWASGGCFNDFYIHNIDECCWMKGAAMGDPENAGGDPFDVIGTRDKWAWPIMAQASGGKHYTENKQGQPYVDQNLDTYSVEYTYADGTKLMHYGRTIQGCHNEFASYVHGTKGFGTFSANGHWPAPSTLYSGLTPNPKNQIWKFPARETNPYQDEWEDLLDAIRNNKPYNEAERGALASQVCNMGRMAAHTGQRTTWDDALNAPPLSPDLDKLGGFDSKAPVTADKDGFYPVPQPGITKKSEY, encoded by the coding sequence ATGCCAAAACATTCCAATTCTTCAAAATCAAACCGTCGTAAATTCATCAAGACCACCGGCAAGCTAACGGCCGCCTCGGCGCTGGCCGGAGTAGCGTTGCCGCACGTTCACGCGGCGGTGGATGACACGGTGAAGGTAGCGCTCGTGGGCGCGGGCGGGCGCGGCACGGGCGCGGCGAACAATGCCCTGTCGGTTTCCGCCGGACACGGCCCCACAAAATTGGTGGCGGTGGCGGATATTTTTGAAAGCAATCTCAAGGGCAGCCTCAATGGCCTCAAGCGCAAGCACGGCAAGAAAGTAGATGTGCCGGTTGACCGTCAGCACATCGGATTTGATGGTTACAAGAAGGCGATCGATAATCTCGATAAAGGCGACGTGGCCATCTTTACCACGCCGCCGGCGTTTCGTTGGGTGTTTTACCAATACGCAGTGGAGAAGGGCATCAACGTGTTCATGGAAAAACCGGTGACGGCTGATGGTTATGGCACGAAGAAAATTCTGGAGATCAACAAAACCGCGAAGAAGAAAAATCTGAAAGTAGGTGTGGGCCTGATGTGCCGGCACAGTCGCGCGCGCGGCGCGATGGCGGATAAAATTCAGGAAGGCGCCATTGGCGATATCGTGCTGATGCGCAGCTATCGGATGCACGGGCCGGTGGCTTCATCGCGGACGATCCCGCAGAAGTTGCGCGCGGAGTACAATGATTTGGAGGAGATTCGTTGGCAGATAAAGCGCTTCCACAGTTTCATCTGGGCGAGTGGCGGTTGCTTCAATGATTTTTACATTCACAATATCGACGAATGCTGTTGGATGAAAGGCGCGGCAATGGGTGATCCGGAAAATGCCGGCGGCGATCCATTCGATGTCATCGGCACGCGCGACAAATGGGCGTGGCCGATCATGGCACAAGCCAGTGGCGGCAAGCACTACACGGAGAATAAACAGGGCCAGCCGTACGTGGATCAGAATCTCGACACGTATTCCGTGGAATACACTTACGCCGACGGCACGAAGCTGATGCATTACGGCCGCACAATCCAAGGCTGCCACAACGAATTCGCCAGTTACGTGCATGGTACGAAAGGCTTCGGAACCTTCTCGGCCAATGGCCATTGGCCGGCACCGAGTACGTTATATAGCGGGCTCACGCCGAACCCGAAAAATCAGATTTGGAAATTCCCCGCGCGGGAGACCAATCCGTATCAGGACGAATGGGAAGATTTGCTCGACGCCATTCGCAACAACAAACCGTATAACGAAGCCGAGCGCGGGGCATTGGCGAGTCAGGTTTGTAACATGGGCCGGATGGCCGCGCACACCGGTCAACGAACCACCTGGGATGACGCGCTCAACGCCCCGCCGCTGTCGCCGGATTTGGACAAGCTGGGCGGCTTCGACAGCAAAGCGCCGGTGACGGCCGACAAGGACGGGTTTTATCCCGTGCCGCAGCCGGGCATCACTAAAAAGAGCGAGTACTAA